The following coding sequences are from one Eptesicus fuscus isolate TK198812 chromosome 7, DD_ASM_mEF_20220401, whole genome shotgun sequence window:
- the PTHLH gene encoding parathyroid hormone-related protein produces MLRRLVQQWSVVAVFLLSYSVPSCGRSVEELGRRLKRAVSEHQLLHDKGKSIQDLRRRFFLHNLIAEIHTAEIRTTSEVSPNSKPAPNTKNHPVRFGSDDEGRYLTQETNKVETYKEQPLKTPGKKKKGKPGKRKEQEKKKRRTRSAWLNAGVAGSGLEGDHLSDISGTSLELTFRRH; encoded by the exons ATGCTGCGGAGGCTGGTACAGCAGTGGAGCGTCGTCGCGGTGTTCCTGCTGAGCTACTCGGTGCCCTCCTGCGGGCGCTCGGTGGAGGAGCTCGGCCGCCGGCT caaAAGAGCCGTGTCTGAACACCAGCTTCTCCATGACAAGGGGAAGTCCATCCAAGACTTACGGCGACGATTCTTCCTTCACAACCTGATCGCAGAAATCCACACAGCTGAAATCAGAACTACCTCGGAGGTTTCCCCCAACTCCAAGCCTGCCCCCAACACAAAGAACCACCCCGTCCGATTTGGGTCTGACGATGAGGGCAGATACCTAACTCAGGAAACCAACAAGGTGGAGACGTACAAAGAGCAGCCACTGAAGACCCCcggcaagaaaaagaaaggcaagccTGGAAAACGCAAGGAGCAGGAAAAGAAGAAGCGGCGGACTCGATCGGCCTGGCTAAATGCTGGCGTGGCTGGCAGTGGGCTAGAAGGGGACCACCTGTCTGACATCTCCGGGACATCGCTGGAGCTCACTTTCCG GAGGCATTGA